The Phycisphaeraceae bacterium genome has a window encoding:
- a CDS encoding dephospho-CoA kinase, with translation MSEAHRVPVIGLCGGVGAGKTEVARLLAELGCVVVNSDELAREALRDPAVIATLRRWWGDGVLDPAGAVDRSKVAAIVFNDPAERRRLEGLTHPWIERRRRAIFDAAPRGTKALVIDAPLLLEVGLDRECDAVIFVEADQAARLARVRQSRGWDERELNRREAAQLPLDEKRRRADDIIVNTGDLNSLCEQVRRVFEQILLRHHSRG, from the coding sequence ATGAGTGAGGCACACCGCGTTCCGGTGATCGGGTTGTGCGGCGGCGTCGGCGCCGGCAAGACCGAGGTCGCGCGCCTCCTCGCCGAACTCGGCTGCGTGGTCGTCAACTCCGATGAACTGGCCCGCGAGGCCCTGCGCGACCCCGCCGTCATCGCCACGCTGAGGCGGTGGTGGGGGGATGGCGTCCTCGATCCGGCGGGGGCGGTGGATCGCTCCAAAGTCGCCGCCATCGTGTTCAACGATCCCGCCGAGCGCCGGCGGCTGGAGGGTCTGACTCACCCGTGGATCGAGCGTCGTCGTCGGGCGATCTTCGACGCCGCCCCGCGCGGCACGAAGGCGCTGGTCATTGATGCGCCGCTGCTGCTCGAAGTCGGGCTGGACCGCGAATGCGACGCGGTGATCTTCGTCGAGGCGGACCAGGCCGCGCGGCTGGCGCGCGTGCGACAATCCCGCGGGTGGGATGAGCGGGAACTCAATCGTCGAGAAGCCGCCCAGCTCCCACTTGACGAGAAGCGGCGGCGGGCCGATGATATCATCGTCAACACGGGCGACCTGAACTCGCTCTGCGAGCAGGTTCGCCGGGTGTTCGAGCAGATCCTCCTCCGCCATCACTCCCGCGGCTGA
- a CDS encoding ankyrin repeat domain-containing protein → MNLAKSARLFSAGFLAVLTLAAHGQDQARATPEDATGGASIHHAAQRGDIEAIRRELAKGVDVNLIIQSDRPRKHGLTPLHLAASHADAATVRFLIEHGANVHARNGQESLALILAGAYGDAERLRVLLDAGAEVNARNILGSTALTVAVAYGTLDRVRVLLDAGADPNIPDERANTPLIYGCRFAEAAIIRALLDAGAKVEPVGEGGLTALSMAAGWNRPDVVTMLLDAGADVNAVAPNGRCAFLAAIEFGHDRVLDVLLERGLKLDQFAQDEFTPLSAAAFFGRDEMVETLLRRGANVTLTSPTGRTALLAAVMGGHMDIARRLIEAGAVVDARSEQGATPLMQACGEGSIEMVNLLLDHGAAVNARDRFGSMPLLAAAGSPTDSGAKIVRLLEAGADLNAVNTSRQGAVHAAAWSGNVEALKALARAGADLAARDKTGYGVLHWASHGGHATAIKHLLAAMKDELERATDEGLTPLMIASREGRNEAIGVLLAAGANIEARDPRGRTPLMHAATRAGVTTVALLLEAGADRQAEDAQGWTALDYAGARKDEASDAVVELLGRSMGMAWQCRFRMTVPALSQSENADWLGQRVTTGHLRQTVMRSQKSIPRSPSRVEKTGCASKPGR, encoded by the coding sequence ATGAACCTGGCGAAGTCGGCGCGACTGTTCTCGGCTGGATTCCTGGCGGTCCTTACGCTCGCCGCGCACGGTCAGGACCAGGCCCGCGCCACGCCCGAGGACGCCACCGGCGGTGCGTCGATCCACCACGCCGCCCAGCGGGGCGACATCGAGGCCATCCGCCGCGAACTCGCCAAGGGCGTGGATGTGAATCTCATCATCCAGAGTGATCGCCCGCGCAAGCACGGACTGACGCCGCTGCACCTGGCCGCCTCGCACGCCGACGCCGCCACGGTGCGGTTCCTGATCGAGCACGGCGCCAACGTCCACGCCCGCAACGGGCAGGAGTCGCTGGCGCTGATTCTCGCCGGCGCGTACGGCGACGCGGAGCGTCTGCGCGTGCTGCTCGATGCCGGCGCGGAGGTGAACGCACGCAACATCCTCGGCTCCACCGCGCTCACGGTGGCGGTGGCGTATGGCACGCTGGATCGGGTGCGCGTGCTGCTCGACGCCGGGGCCGATCCGAACATCCCCGACGAGCGCGCCAACACGCCGCTCATCTACGGCTGCCGCTTCGCCGAGGCGGCCATCATTCGCGCCCTGCTCGATGCAGGCGCGAAGGTCGAGCCCGTCGGCGAAGGCGGGCTGACCGCCCTGAGCATGGCGGCGGGGTGGAACAGACCCGACGTGGTGACGATGCTCCTCGACGCCGGGGCGGATGTGAACGCCGTCGCCCCCAACGGACGCTGCGCCTTCCTGGCGGCGATCGAGTTCGGCCACGATCGCGTGCTCGATGTCCTGCTGGAGCGCGGCCTGAAGCTCGACCAGTTCGCGCAGGATGAGTTCACGCCTCTTTCCGCCGCCGCGTTCTTCGGACGGGACGAGATGGTTGAGACGCTCCTGCGGCGCGGTGCGAACGTGACGCTGACGTCGCCCACCGGGCGCACCGCGCTGCTGGCCGCGGTGATGGGCGGGCACATGGACATCGCCAGGCGGCTCATCGAGGCCGGCGCCGTGGTGGACGCCCGATCCGAGCAGGGCGCCACCCCCCTCATGCAGGCATGCGGCGAGGGATCGATCGAGATGGTCAATCTGCTGCTTGACCACGGCGCGGCCGTCAACGCGCGGGACAGGTTCGGCTCGATGCCGTTGCTGGCCGCGGCGGGCAGCCCCACCGACTCCGGCGCGAAGATCGTCCGACTGCTGGAAGCCGGCGCGGACCTGAACGCCGTCAACACATCGAGACAGGGCGCGGTGCATGCCGCCGCATGGTCGGGCAACGTCGAGGCGCTCAAGGCGCTCGCCCGGGCTGGCGCCGATCTCGCCGCTCGCGACAAGACCGGCTACGGCGTGCTCCACTGGGCCAGCCACGGCGGGCACGCGACGGCCATCAAGCACCTGCTCGCCGCGATGAAGGATGAACTGGAGCGTGCGACGGACGAAGGGCTGACGCCGCTGATGATCGCCTCGCGCGAGGGTCGAAATGAGGCCATCGGTGTGCTGCTGGCCGCCGGGGCGAACATCGAGGCCCGCGACCCGCGCGGCCGCACGCCCCTGATGCATGCCGCGACGCGCGCTGGCGTGACCACGGTGGCGCTGCTGCTCGAAGCGGGGGCGGATCGTCAGGCCGAGGACGCGCAGGGCTGGACGGCGCTCGACTACGCCGGGGCGCGCAAGGACGAGGCGAGCGATGCGGTGGTGGAGTTGTTAGGCCGCAGTATGGGGATGGCGTGGCAGTGCCGATTCCGGATGACTGTCCCGGCACTCAGCCAGTCCGAGAACGCCGATTGGCTTGGGCAGCGCGTGACTACGGGACACCTGAGACAAACGGTAATGCGAAGTCAGAAGTCGATCCCGCGCAGCCCGTCACGGGTCGAAAAAACCGGGTGCGCATCAAAGCCCGGTCGATGA
- the galK gene encoding galactokinase, protein MSSPLQRAVDRFAARFGQAPRFASAAPGRVNLIGEHTDYNGGYVLPVAIDRETVIVASPVAGDDEPSTLVAADLGREITLDLSRPLGPIPRQSPHAFANYVTGVVQQFHELGAAPPNLRAVVASSVPLGAGLASSASVEVAMATLLEAVTGRTLTPVEKALLCQRAEHAFPGTPCGIMDMFISVMAVEGAALAIDCLTNECAPIPLPPADEMTLLIADTGVKHNLAGGAYAERRAACEAAARKLGVPTLREATLEMIESGGLTDLEAKRATHVVTENARVALAIMALVRGRIDEFCARMFESHDSLRDLYEVSCPELDLLVNSARQLARSAGDRFFGARMTGGGFGGCAIVYCRAGVASSVSEFLTARFQMEFGREPRVFAARASGGAGLRRVEH, encoded by the coding sequence ATGTCATCCCCTCTCCAGAGAGCCGTGGACCGCTTCGCCGCGCGGTTCGGCCAGGCGCCTCGCTTCGCGTCCGCCGCGCCGGGACGGGTGAACCTCATCGGCGAACACACCGACTACAACGGCGGGTACGTGCTGCCGGTGGCGATCGACCGGGAGACAGTCATCGTGGCGTCACCCGTGGCGGGCGACGATGAGCCGTCCACGCTGGTCGCCGCCGACCTGGGCAGGGAGATCACGCTCGATCTGTCGCGTCCGCTTGGGCCGATACCGCGCCAGTCGCCTCACGCCTTCGCCAACTACGTCACGGGCGTGGTGCAGCAGTTTCACGAACTGGGGGCCGCGCCGCCCAACCTGCGCGCGGTGGTGGCCAGCAGCGTCCCGCTTGGCGCGGGACTGGCGAGCAGCGCCTCGGTCGAGGTGGCGATGGCGACGCTGCTGGAGGCGGTCACGGGCCGAACGCTGACGCCCGTCGAGAAGGCCCTGCTCTGCCAGCGGGCGGAACACGCCTTTCCCGGCACGCCGTGCGGCATCATGGACATGTTCATCTCCGTGATGGCCGTGGAAGGCGCCGCGCTGGCCATTGACTGCCTGACCAACGAGTGCGCTCCCATCCCCCTGCCGCCCGCGGACGAGATGACGCTGCTCATCGCCGACACGGGCGTGAAGCACAACCTGGCCGGCGGCGCGTATGCGGAGCGACGGGCCGCCTGCGAGGCGGCGGCCCGGAAACTGGGCGTTCCCACGCTGCGCGAGGCGACGCTGGAGATGATCGAATCAGGCGGCCTGACCGACCTGGAGGCGAAGCGGGCGACGCACGTCGTGACCGAGAACGCCCGCGTGGCCCTGGCGATCATGGCCCTCGTCCGGGGACGCATCGACGAGTTCTGCGCCCGCATGTTCGAGAGCCACGACTCCCTGCGCGACCTGTACGAGGTCAGTTGCCCGGAGCTTGACCTGCTCGTCAACAGCGCGAGGCAGCTGGCCCGCTCGGCGGGAGATCGCTTCTTCGGAGCACGAATGACTGGCGGCGGCTTCGGGGGCTGCGCCATCGTCTACTGCCGCGCGGGAGTGGCGTCATCCGTGTCGGAGTTCCTGACCGCGCGGTTTCAGATGGAGTTCGGGCGCGAACCGCGCGTCTTTGCGGCCCGGGCCTCGGGGGGAGCCGGTCTGCGCAGGGTGGAGCACTGA
- a CDS encoding prepilin-type N-terminal cleavage/methylation domain-containing protein has translation MSHRQRRVGSKRAFTMVELLVVIGLVGVLVAILVPALFVAKGQGARAQSMKNMADIGKWMSQYSMEYKQYILPSRFNYNGALFPGKVRSNPSNEGYVVGQGTWTDILWTLYVEVTLPGAVTSGLGHDYTTDSPDTPFYNIDASFRENPLRSTEQNQKGNLRAHPGFFAANQFFNADASTATYNGWWTVGQIKDPARSMYLIDSFVGETIEDDFGYWGRNSTNLQVDYRYAGDALLLFLDGHVRGEGVIDGNNANDLTILETERKVKVRNLDR, from the coding sequence ATGTCGCATCGTCAACGGCGGGTGGGGTCGAAGCGGGCGTTCACCATGGTTGAACTGCTCGTGGTCATCGGGCTGGTGGGCGTGCTCGTCGCCATTCTGGTGCCCGCGCTCTTCGTGGCCAAGGGGCAGGGCGCCCGCGCACAGTCGATGAAGAACATGGCCGACATCGGCAAGTGGATGTCGCAGTACTCGATGGAGTACAAGCAGTACATCCTCCCCAGCCGCTTCAACTACAACGGGGCGCTCTTTCCCGGCAAGGTCCGATCCAATCCCAGCAACGAGGGATACGTCGTCGGCCAGGGCACGTGGACTGACATTCTCTGGACCCTGTACGTCGAGGTCACGCTGCCCGGCGCCGTAACCTCCGGGCTGGGCCACGACTACACCACCGATTCCCCCGATACGCCGTTCTACAACATCGACGCCAGCTTCCGTGAGAACCCGCTTCGCTCCACGGAGCAGAACCAGAAGGGCAACCTGCGGGCGCACCCCGGCTTCTTCGCCGCCAACCAGTTCTTCAACGCCGACGCCTCCACCGCGACCTACAACGGCTGGTGGACGGTGGGGCAGATCAAGGATCCGGCGAGGTCGATGTACCTGATCGACTCATTCGTCGGCGAGACCATCGAGGATGACTTCGGCTACTGGGGACGCAACTCGACCAACCTGCAGGTGGATTACCGCTACGCGGGCGACGCCCTGCTCCTCTTCCTCGACGGGCATGTTCGCGGCGAGGGCGTCATCGACGGCAACAACGCCAACGACCTGACCATCCTCGAGACGGAGCGCAAGGTGAAGGTGCGAAACCTCGACCGTTGA
- the rho gene encoding transcription termination factor Rho, which translates to MGRRGGGPGASRLGPDASPASAARAGRSREPSASRWRGPRAGDAAPPSLSSVNSFPLAGIRMNNFKKGNRRRRKRMGHHPRPPVNAVPIQPGDVPSDEALELEAEALEAETQGRFDEAKKDALNLAALQRMSNEELAKLAKQEAIEDAATLPKQEVIFRILKSRAESQGLMIGEGTLDLQPDGFGFLRSPEYSYLPCADDVYVSPSQVRRFGLRKGQEVKGLIRPPKEQEKYFALLRVDEVNDHNPQDLHDLPRFENLTPLHPNRRIILETEPSLVETRIIDLVAPLGFGQRALIVAPPRTGKTVILQQITNAIARNYGPDRARKDWPRARVIVLLVDERPEEVTDFRRNTPDHVEVVASTFDEEASRHIAVAEIVMEKARRYVEFGEHVVILLDSITRLARGYNNAMPTTGKIGTGGVDTQALIKPKKFFGSARNIENGGSLTIIASALVDTGSKADEVIFEEFKGTGNSELHLTRKLVEKRIYPAIDIAASGTRREELLLDPKEKELVDRLRKVVSDMNVVEAMELLRGRVGKTKSNIEFLMTMSLG; encoded by the coding sequence ATGGGCCGACGTGGCGGCGGACCGGGCGCATCGCGCCTTGGCCCTGACGCCTCCCCCGCGTCCGCGGCCCGAGCCGGTCGGTCCCGCGAGCCGTCCGCCAGTCGTTGGCGCGGCCCGCGAGCGGGCGACGCGGCCCCACCTTCCCTTTCCTCCGTCAACTCATTCCCCCTCGCAGGAATCCGCATGAACAACTTCAAGAAGGGCAACCGCCGTCGGCGGAAGCGCATGGGTCATCATCCGCGCCCGCCGGTGAACGCCGTGCCCATTCAGCCGGGCGACGTGCCAAGCGACGAGGCGCTCGAACTGGAAGCTGAAGCCCTGGAGGCGGAGACGCAGGGGCGCTTCGACGAGGCCAAGAAGGACGCCCTCAACCTCGCCGCCCTGCAGCGCATGAGCAACGAGGAGCTGGCCAAGCTCGCCAAGCAGGAGGCGATCGAGGACGCCGCAACCCTTCCCAAGCAGGAGGTCATCTTCCGCATCCTCAAGTCCCGCGCCGAGAGCCAGGGACTGATGATCGGCGAGGGCACGCTCGACCTGCAGCCGGACGGCTTCGGGTTCCTGCGTTCGCCCGAGTACTCGTATCTCCCCTGCGCGGATGACGTGTACGTCAGCCCCTCGCAGGTGCGGCGTTTCGGCCTGCGCAAGGGACAGGAGGTCAAGGGACTCATCCGCCCGCCCAAGGAGCAGGAGAAATACTTCGCCCTGCTGCGCGTGGACGAGGTCAACGATCACAACCCGCAGGATCTGCACGATCTGCCTCGCTTCGAGAACCTCACGCCGCTGCACCCCAACCGGCGGATCATCCTGGAGACCGAGCCCTCGCTGGTGGAGACGCGCATCATCGATCTGGTGGCGCCCCTGGGCTTCGGGCAGCGGGCGCTGATCGTGGCCCCGCCTCGCACGGGCAAGACGGTCATCCTGCAGCAGATCACCAACGCCATCGCCAGAAACTACGGCCCGGACCGCGCCAGGAAGGACTGGCCCCGCGCCCGAGTGATCGTGCTGCTGGTGGACGAGCGCCCCGAGGAAGTGACGGACTTCCGCCGCAACACGCCCGACCACGTGGAGGTGGTGGCCAGTACGTTTGACGAGGAGGCGTCGCGCCACATCGCCGTGGCCGAGATCGTCATGGAGAAGGCCCGCCGCTACGTCGAGTTCGGCGAGCACGTGGTCATCCTGCTTGACTCGATCACCCGCCTGGCCCGCGGGTACAACAACGCCATGCCCACCACGGGCAAGATCGGCACGGGCGGCGTGGACACCCAGGCCCTCATCAAGCCCAAGAAGTTCTTCGGCTCCGCCCGCAACATCGAGAATGGCGGGTCGCTCACCATCATCGCCAGCGCGCTGGTGGATACCGGCAGCAAGGCGGACGAGGTGATCTTCGAGGAGTTCAAGGGAACGGGCAACAGCGAACTGCATCTGACGCGCAAGCTGGTGGAGAAGCGCATCTACCCCGCCATCGACATCGCCGCCTCGGGCACGCGCCGCGAGGAACTGCTTCTGGACCCCAAGGAGAAGGAACTGGTCGATCGACTCCGCAAGGTCGTCAGCGACATGAACGTGGTGGAGGCGATGGAGCTGCTCCGCGGCCGGGTGGGCAAGACCAAGAGCAACATCGAGTTCCTGATGACGATGTCGCTGGGGTGA
- a CDS encoding cysteine--tRNA ligase, with protein sequence MPVLHLSNTLTRRVEPFVPIDPAGKVITFYSCGPTVYDFAHIGNFRAFLNADLLRRTLELLGYTVRHVMNMTDVGHMTDDEVADGGGEDKMQEASRRLLEAKKSGKLPPDAGDVDASSPWAIADYYINAFQRDARLLGLKVALEEEADAKNRAPGAPSPFMPRPTQYVKGMIELIQRLIERGHAYVARDGVVYFDVKSFPAYGQLSGNTLENLRAGEGGRVSDANQAVKRHPADFMLWKPDSTHIMKWPSPWGEGYPGWHIECSVMAKALLGEEIDIHSGGEDNIFPHHECEIAQTCSATGRPAFARHWFHTRHLFVEGEKMSKSRGNFYTLRDLLAKGASPAAVRLAITSTHYRSNANFTMQGLRDAQKQVERWMRVRGVRGEPPAASRGAGADGAATRRGPLQSALERFTAALCDDLNVAGAIAALNEGVNATEALGGAGAPTSDEAAALGAMLDTLGIGGLAVESTSPPDDLSTRVELLLKERTAARQAKNWAESDRIRDELKSMGVAIKDGPSGTTWERVIE encoded by the coding sequence ATGCCAGTCCTGCACCTCTCCAACACGCTCACGCGGCGGGTCGAGCCGTTCGTGCCCATCGACCCGGCGGGCAAGGTCATCACCTTCTACTCCTGCGGGCCCACGGTCTACGACTTCGCCCACATCGGGAACTTCCGGGCGTTCCTCAACGCCGACCTGCTGCGCCGCACGCTGGAACTGCTCGGCTACACCGTGCGCCACGTCATGAACATGACGGACGTGGGGCACATGACCGATGACGAGGTGGCCGACGGGGGCGGCGAGGACAAGATGCAGGAGGCCAGCCGCCGCCTGCTGGAGGCCAAGAAGTCGGGCAAGCTGCCGCCCGATGCGGGGGATGTGGATGCGAGCAGCCCGTGGGCGATCGCGGACTACTACATCAACGCGTTCCAGCGCGATGCGCGCCTGCTGGGGCTGAAGGTGGCGCTGGAGGAGGAGGCGGATGCGAAGAACCGCGCGCCGGGCGCGCCATCCCCCTTCATGCCCCGCCCCACGCAGTACGTCAAGGGCATGATCGAACTGATCCAGCGGCTCATCGAGCGCGGCCACGCCTACGTGGCGCGCGACGGTGTGGTGTACTTCGATGTGAAATCGTTTCCCGCCTATGGGCAACTCTCCGGCAACACGCTGGAGAACCTGCGCGCGGGCGAGGGCGGGCGCGTCAGCGACGCCAACCAGGCGGTGAAGCGGCACCCGGCGGACTTCATGCTGTGGAAGCCCGATTCCACGCACATCATGAAGTGGCCCAGCCCCTGGGGCGAGGGGTACCCCGGCTGGCACATCGAGTGCTCGGTGATGGCCAAGGCGCTCCTGGGCGAGGAAATCGATATTCACTCCGGCGGCGAGGACAACATCTTCCCCCATCACGAGTGCGAAATCGCCCAGACCTGCAGCGCCACCGGGCGGCCCGCCTTCGCGCGCCACTGGTTCCACACGCGGCACCTGTTCGTCGAAGGCGAGAAGATGTCCAAGAGCAGGGGCAATTTCTACACCCTGCGTGACCTGCTGGCCAAGGGGGCGTCCCCCGCGGCGGTGCGGCTGGCGATCACCAGCACCCATTACCGCAGCAACGCCAACTTCACGATGCAGGGGCTGCGGGATGCGCAGAAGCAGGTGGAGCGGTGGATGCGCGTAAGAGGGGTGAGGGGTGAGCCGCCAGCCGCCAGCAGAGGTGCGGGGGCGGACGGTGCGGCGACACGGCGCGGCCCGCTACAGAGCGCGCTGGAGCGCTTCACCGCGGCGCTATGCGACGATCTCAACGTCGCGGGCGCGATCGCGGCCCTCAACGAAGGCGTCAACGCTACGGAGGCGCTCGGCGGCGCCGGTGCGCCGACCTCGGACGAAGCAGCAGCATTGGGCGCGATGCTCGATACGCTCGGAATCGGCGGCCTCGCAGTCGAGAGTACGTCGCCGCCCGATGACCTGAGCACGCGCGTGGAACTCCTGCTGAAAGAGCGCACCGCCGCGCGACAGGCGAAGAACTGGGCCGAAAGCGACCGCATCCGCGATGAGCTCAAGTCGATGGGCGTGGCGATCAAGGACGGTCCGAGCGGCACGACGTGGGAGAGGGTGATCGAATGA
- a CDS encoding ankyrin repeat domain-containing protein: MPFHGSATILAALVTLAGLICDRIAVVRVSDSTRALPASDREAADPLQPPVQRDSAGRAAIHRAAIEGDLDALTAELRSGVPVDLPVISTDPDEQGKTALIFAASAARADDRVVAALLRHGADPNAATGSGITALMGAVLRGDVDRVRPLLSAGAKVRHADRDGVTALHLAAGGESIEIARLLLDAGADVNARDATGAAPVGEAAAAAPWEMVQLLLDAGADVESRDQRGFSPLMNAAWRNDAVMLRRLLDRGARPGAPNRDGYTPLMAAAHRGSPELITMLLEAGANVEARFTGFDPADPANAGREPDGSTPLIFAVNFGAAANVRTLIQAGANVEVRDRTGNTPLLHAALRINREKVAMLLEAGADVNATDPAGQTALIFASWYGKHDIVRLLLDRGADVNHVDSSGFTALLWSALDPQSNVATLRTLLDAGATVNHRTEDGVTALFLAADRDQVEMVDLLLARGAQVNAVAADGTTALFAAAGSGGHDALRRLLAAGADTQKRDEKGRTALMWAAATGVPTAVETLLKAGIDPKATDAQGNTALEYARVRTDLAGRTIIEMLERVK, translated from the coding sequence ATGCCATTTCACGGGTCGGCGACCATCCTGGCGGCCCTGGTGACGCTGGCGGGCCTGATCTGCGACCGAATCGCCGTGGTCCGGGTTTCGGACTCGACGCGGGCGCTCCCCGCCTCCGACCGGGAGGCGGCTGATCCGCTTCAGCCGCCGGTTCAGCGAGACAGCGCGGGGCGCGCCGCCATCCACCGGGCGGCGATCGAAGGCGACCTCGACGCCCTGACGGCCGAACTGCGGTCGGGCGTGCCCGTGGACCTGCCCGTCATTTCCACCGATCCGGACGAGCAGGGCAAGACGGCGTTGATCTTCGCCGCCTCGGCCGCCAGGGCGGATGATCGAGTGGTCGCCGCGCTGCTGCGGCATGGCGCCGATCCCAACGCCGCCACCGGATCGGGAATCACCGCGCTGATGGGCGCGGTGCTGCGCGGCGACGTTGATCGCGTGCGCCCCCTGCTCAGCGCGGGCGCCAAGGTCCGCCACGCCGACCGCGACGGCGTGACCGCCCTGCACCTGGCGGCGGGGGGCGAGTCGATCGAGATCGCGCGCCTGCTGCTCGACGCCGGGGCGGACGTGAACGCACGCGACGCCACCGGCGCCGCGCCCGTGGGCGAGGCGGCCGCCGCCGCCCCGTGGGAGATGGTCCAGTTGCTGCTCGACGCGGGAGCCGACGTTGAATCCCGCGACCAGCGCGGCTTCTCGCCGCTCATGAACGCCGCCTGGCGCAACGATGCGGTCATGCTGCGACGCCTGCTCGATCGCGGCGCCAGGCCCGGCGCTCCCAACCGCGACGGCTACACGCCCCTGATGGCGGCGGCCCATCGCGGCTCGCCCGAGTTGATCACGATGCTGCTCGAAGCGGGGGCGAACGTCGAGGCGCGATTCACCGGCTTCGACCCCGCCGACCCCGCCAACGCCGGGCGCGAGCCGGACGGCTCCACGCCGCTTATCTTCGCCGTCAACTTCGGCGCCGCGGCCAACGTGCGCACGCTGATCCAGGCGGGCGCGAACGTCGAGGTCCGCGACCGCACCGGCAACACGCCCCTGCTTCACGCCGCGCTGCGCATCAACCGCGAGAAGGTCGCCATGCTGCTCGAGGCCGGTGCGGACGTGAACGCAACCGACCCCGCGGGACAGACGGCGCTGATCTTCGCCTCGTGGTACGGCAAGCACGACATCGTGCGGCTGCTGCTGGACAGGGGAGCGGATGTCAACCACGTCGATTCTTCCGGCTTCACCGCGCTGCTGTGGAGCGCCCTGGACCCGCAGAGCAATGTGGCGACGCTGCGCACACTGCTGGACGCGGGCGCCACGGTGAACCACCGCACCGAGGACGGCGTGACGGCGCTCTTCCTCGCCGCGGACCGCGACCAGGTGGAGATGGTCGATCTGCTCCTGGCCCGCGGGGCTCAGGTGAACGCGGTGGCGGCGGACGGCACCACCGCGCTCTTCGCCGCCGCCGGATCGGGCGGGCACGACGCCCTGCGCCGCCTGCTTGCCGCGGGCGCGGACACGCAGAAGCGCGACGAGAAGGGGCGCACCGCCCTGATGTGGGCCGCGGCCACGGGCGTGCCCACCGCGGTGGAGACGCTGCTCAAGGCGGGCATCGACCCGAAGGCCACGGACGCCCAGGGCAACACCGCGCTGGAATACGCCAGGGTGCGCACCGACCTGGCGGGCAGGACGATCATTGAAATGCTGGAGCGGGTGAAATGA
- a CDS encoding type II secretion system protein — MGHSHGVVAADVRRAFTLVELLVVLAIVAMLVSLALPAVRRVRNAAQDAAALVALRQTFAALVLYANSNESAFPYWGVPGDIDGPYELYGRNVFNFPAGGHFDRQSWTWANMVVPYMSGFPDLQPLSFDARPHLHPLNIEKELRIDPSLFLNRFRITYTVFASPTFFSDAPYDSGMLRGTRMTEMRWPARKGILVDIGSNLAQSQPDLHLTHLGMAAGDGSVAVRPFVSSGGWIHRPGFDAHPVFSTRDGLRGIDF; from the coding sequence ATGGGCCATTCTCACGGCGTCGTAGCTGCTGACGTGCGGAGAGCGTTCACACTCGTCGAACTGCTGGTTGTTTTGGCGATTGTCGCCATGCTGGTGTCACTCGCCCTGCCCGCGGTACGACGCGTTCGGAACGCGGCGCAGGATGCGGCGGCGTTGGTGGCGTTGCGCCAGACGTTTGCCGCGCTCGTTCTCTACGCCAACAGCAACGAATCGGCGTTCCCCTACTGGGGCGTTCCGGGGGACATTGACGGACCCTACGAACTGTACGGCAGGAACGTCTTCAACTTTCCGGCAGGTGGTCACTTCGATCGCCAGTCGTGGACGTGGGCGAACATGGTGGTTCCGTACATGAGCGGATTTCCCGATCTCCAGCCCCTTTCGTTCGACGCCCGCCCCCACCTGCACCCACTGAACATCGAGAAGGAACTGCGGATTGATCCTTCACTCTTTCTCAACCGCTTCAGGATCACGTACACGGTCTTCGCCAGCCCCACCTTCTTCTCGGATGCGCCGTACGACAGCGGCATGCTGCGGGGCACGCGCATGACGGAGATGCGATGGCCCGCACGCAAGGGCATTCTGGTCGATATTGGGAGCAATCTGGCGCAGTCGCAACCCGATTTACACCTCACCCACCTCGGAATGGCCGCCGGTGATGGTTCCGTGGCCGTTCGTCCGTTTGTCAGCAGCGGCGGTTGGATTCATCGACCGGGCTTTGATGCGCACCCGGTTTTTTCGACCCGTGACGGGCTGCGCGGGATCGACTTCTGA